The genomic DNA CTGGTCGCCCGGAGCTGACTCCGAACAGCCGACTCCGAAAGCTGCAGTGTGAGTAGTGGGgctggtgcggggagggaggcctAGGGggctgccccccacaccccactgctGAGGCAAGTCACTGGGGCCCCTTGGTGAcaaggggaggaggagccagatgAGCATTATGGGGCCTGCATGGGAGGGGAAGGTACCACTGGCCTCTGGCCAGAGGGCATCtggagtggggggctgaggggtgctAGGTGTGGAGAAccgggaggggcagtggggcggGGGCACCCCGGGGCATGTGGAGGGGTGCTGAGGTGGGGTGGAACTCACAGAACTGGAGGGCGGCCTTGCAGAGATATGTggaggggtgctggggtgggagcaTGCACGGGGAGGAGGTAGAGGGTACCCGGGCAGGGTGGGGCCGCAGGCATATGGAGGGGTGTTGGGCTAGGGGGGACGTAGGAGCATGTAGGGCTctaaggggggcagggggaggttggggCTGGTGGCGGGGGGGAATCCCAGTACTGACACGAATCTGGGTTGCAAAGTTGCTTTTCAGCTCTATGACCAGGACAGTGACGGGAAGATCTCCCGGGACGAGATGCTGCAGGTAATGAGCGTGCATGAGCGTGCGAGGGGCTGGGGAGTGTGcaaagagagagggggaggggctcggGGTGAGCACGCGCACGAGGCTGGAGAGTGAGTGTGCAAGGTGACTGTGCGAGGCCGGCACTGCCCCCGTCTCCACCTGAGGGCCCCCAGAGTTggaatccctcctcccctccctcagtggcagCCCCAGGGGTGGGTGGGGCAAGGAGCGGGGCCATCACTGTCTCCTCCCCTCCAGGTGCTGCGGCTGATGGTCGGCATCCAGGTGACGGACGAGCAGCTGGCGTGCATCGCCGAGCGCACCATCCAGGAGGCCGATCAGGACGGTGACGGCGCCATCTCCTTCGAGGAGTTTGCCACGGTGGGGCAGGGTGTACAGCTGGGGGGCAAGGGGTGGGGTTGAGCGTCTAGAGGGGAGCGGTGAGGCCTGGTGGAGGATGGTCTATTACTGTAGCGCCTGGGCCCACAACTGCGTGAGAGACCCAAGGAGGGACCATTATCCCCGTTGAacaggaagggaaactgaggcacggggcggcTAACAGCGTTGGGAATTGAGTACGAGCCCAGGGCTTTAGCCGCGtggctgcccccctccctgcaagGACCCCTGGGGGTTGTCTAGGTAGGAGGTGGTTACGGCCCGGGGCTGGCCGTGTTTCCGATGTCCTTGCTTCCCCGCAGTCAGTGGAGAAGCTGAACATCGAGCAGAGGATGAGCCTCCGGCTGCTGAAGTGACCCATCAGGATCGGAGAgagccgcccccccctccccaccccagcactgggaaGATCCACTCTCAGAAGGGCTGCGGCCAATCAGGTTTCAACTCCGTCCTCTCATCATCCAATGGATCCCACCAGGGAGGGGCTGCATCCAATCACACTTCAGCTCCACCTTCCTGCCTCCGCATAGTTCCAGACAGAGAAGAGCTGCTTCCACTCAGATTTCATCTCTGCCCCCTCACCTCAGAATGGATCCAGTCTGACCGGAGCTGCATCCAATCAGATTTTACCTGTCCTCTTGTCTTGGGATGGATCCAGGCAGAGGCAGGCTGCGTCCAATCAGATTTCATCTCTGCCCCTTCACCGCAGAATGGATCCAATCTGACAGAGGCTGCATCCAATCAGATTTTACCTCTCCCCTTGTCTTGGGATGGATCCAGGCAGAGGAAGGCTGCATCCAATCAGGTTGCATTGCTGACAAAGAGTGGATCCTACTATGAGGCCGGCCTATGATAGCTGTCGCTCCTTCCAAATAACAAGTGCCTGCGCCCAGGGGAACGGGATCCAAGCTAACTCCCCAGCGCTACCCCTGATAACCGGGGACTCTGATGCCCCCTCATGGCAGGGGATAGTACAGCCCCTGGTCGGGTTACTGCAGATCAGAGACTTACAACCTACAAAAAGCACCTCCCATTCTTGTGCTTTAAGCCCTCTTTGCAGTTCCTCTATTCTGGGccctacccagctctcagtgTCCATTAGAGCAGCCCGGAGGCTGCTCTGACTTGTGCACTACCCCCTAGAGGCCCTGGGGAGCAGAGAATACCTCCAGCCATGCCCCCAATTGACCCCCTGTGCCGGGAGCTGGAAGCAGGGCCATTATGCACAGCAGCCGGGGAGACTCTCACTGAGCAAGGCGGGGGAAGCTTCTCAGGGGGACGCTGCCGTCCCAGAGGGCTCAGTGTTCCTGAAACTTGGGCCCAGAATCTCCCGCCATCGGGGCTGGATTCGCTCAGTTTCAACTCTGTCtgtttgtaaaaaaataaaataaccgtGAAAAATCTCGTCCTTGGGTTTAAAATAATCGTCGTGAGTTCAGAGAATTAATGCCGGGGGGAAGatgcctccccctctcccctttgagtccctggggcagtgtccaGCCACACCGCTCCCCTTCGCCAATCTGGCCCAGCTCTGGAGGGATCACCCCACCTCCAAGGGAAGGTGGGGGGCTCAAGCCTCATGGTCCCATTTACCCCTTGGCCTTTTCCCAGTGGAGTGACTAAGGGGTTGGAGCATTCGATTATAATCAGGTGGGTTAGCGTCTCCCTCAATCTCACACGGGAAGGCCCCTTCCCATGCACCCAGAAGCACATGGGTCCTTGAGCCGAAAGCGGTCTGACCCACAGCTGGCTACGGTGCCGCCCTGTCCAGCGTGGGCTATGAAACCGATGGCTTGGGGGAGCACGGACGCTCTGCTGAGGCTACCAGCAGGGTGGGGAAATGTCCCGCCGTGCACTCACCTCCTCCAGCAAGCTCAGGCCTTAATCATAATCAGCCCTAGTCTATCTCAAGTGGCTTTACAGAGGAGGTCGGTATCATTAGCTCTGTTCtatgggtggggaaactgaggcacaaagcaagcACGATTTGCCTGTGCTCAAGCTGAGATTAGAACCCACATCTTCCAGGTCCCAGGCCAGTGTGCGATGCAGGAGGGCGCACGGCTCTGAAGAGAAAGCCCCATACCTTGGCCTCGCTGCTCTATCTACACCTCTAACACCAGCATTTCCCTTCCtgtgcctgcctgcctccctgcgACACAGTCCCCGTTCTCCCCGACCCGCCTCCCAGCCTGTGTTCTTTGCCAAGTGTCGGGGGGAAGGGAATTGCCTCCGTCCCTGATtgcgggtggggcaggggaacCCCAGCCCTGCCAAGCAGATGGCAGGATTGGCCCAGTTTGGAACGTCCGTGTGATGCCTGCACAAAGCTTGCCTGTGGGTCAGCGGCTGGTGTGCTGGGCAGGCTGCCCATCACGCTGGCCAGTTGTGCCCTTGTGCCGCCCCAGCCGTCTCCAGCTGGCGTCTCCTGTCTTAggcttagattggaagctctttggggcaggaactgtcttttggttccgtgtttgtacagcgcctggcacgatGGGGTCCGGCTCCATGGCTGGAGTGCCTAGGTGGTACCttaatacacctaatagcaataTAAGCATACAGCGCCTGGCAcgatggggtcctgctccatggctggggtgcctaggtgctaccgtaatacacctaatagcaataTAAGCATACAGCGCCTGGCAcgatggggtcctgctccatggctGGGGTGCCTAGGCGCTACCGTAATATACCTAATAGCAATACAAGCATACAGCACCTGGCAcgatggggtcctgctccatggctggggtgcctaggtgctaccgtaatacacctaatagcatTCAAAATATTCAGAGCCTGGTGCAACAGGGTCCTGGCTCGTGGCTGGGGCGcctgggtgctaccataatgcACCTAATAGCAAGGGAAGCGTTTTGCCCTAATACACCTAATACACAATACACAATAACAGGCCCAGTGGGCTCCAGCATGGGAACTCTCCAGGATCCTGGCCGCTGGGGGGAGGTGGTGGGGCGAGAGAAGAAAACATTCAAGTCTATTGAATTTGGTGCCTGTGAAAATCTTCCCTCATTCAATTCGGGGAGGGGCTGAGTTATGGcgcgggggcggggagagacTCGGTGATCACAGTGGGCCTTTCTGACACACACacggtggggggggcgggggcagctcccagcttaacccactccctccagcctctgaagggttaaaaaaacaaaacccacccagATTTGGGTCAGGGGCTCAGCCAATCGCCTCCATCCTTGGCTCCGGCTCGCCCAGCCAGCCAATAGCGTGGGGCTTGTGTCTGTGCGCTGGGTTTTTGCGGTGGGGGGGCATCTTCGCTTACACCTGCTCGGACGGGATCGGGGCGCTCCCCCTCCCTTCGGGAAAGGGAGCGGCTGGAAAGGGATCGGCGCTGCACCtgctcgggggcaggggggagcgaTCGGGCTGGaagggggagccccccccccgtaCCCAGGTACCAGCTGATTTGCACTCGGCACCGGCTGTCTCAGCAGCGCCGGCATCTCCCCAGCGACGTGGGGGAGACTCTGGGGACCCCCCACCACGCCCGgctgggctcggggtgggggtgctacagccgcggggagggggggatgagCGGGGAGGATGCTGCAGTCTGGGCCTGGGAGACATCTTACTGCGTCGAGCGGGTGTCCGGCTCAAGGTgcctgagctgggggggggagggtctgcTTCCCTtgcggctgcggggggggggaggggggacagagggAGTAGATCGGAGTGTGTGTGGCTGGGGTACAGGCCaggctgctgggggggtggggtatgggcacggggggcaggctgggggggggggtggagatgctggggggagtggggtatGGGcacggggggcaggctgggggggtggatatgctggtgggggctggggtatGGGcacggggggcaggcgggggggggtggtgagaacgtgggggggtggggtatgggcccggggggcaggctggggggggtggagatgctggtgggggctggggtatGGGcacggggggcaggctgggggggtggagatgctgggggggagtggggtaTGGGcacggggggcaggctgggggggtggagatgctgggggagtggggtatGGGcacggggggcaggctgggggggtggagatgctgggggagtggggtatGGGcacggggggcaggctgggggggtggagatgctggggggagtggggtatGGACACGGGGGGCAGGCTTGGGGGGTGGAGatgctggtgggggctggggtatGGGcacggggggcaggctgggggggtggagatgctggggggagtggggtatGGACACGGGGGGCAGGCTTGGGGGGGTGGAGATGCTGGGGGGGGGATGGGcacggggggcaggctggggggtggagatgctgggggagtggggtatGGGcacggggggcaggctggggggggtggagaTGCTGGGGGGGGTATGGGCACGGGGCACAGGCTTGGGGGGGGTGGAGATGCTGGGGGGGTATGGGcacggggggcaggctgggggggtggagatgctggggggagtggggtatGGGcacggggggcaggctgggggggtggagatGCTGGGTGCGGGGCTGGGGTATAGGAACTGGGGGCAATAGGGGGGAGAAggtctcggggggtgggaggagctggaggcaggttgcaggagggatgagagagcaggtttgggggggaggggcaggatgcAATACCTGCAGCTGCCTGAGGGAGGGAACCGTCGGGGGGAGCCAGAGTTACACCCCTAGGGCTGGGGTACAGGGTGCAGATGTGGGGGAACCTGCTGGAAGACTGGGGAGGTGGAATGAGGGGGGGTGCTGGGTATAGCCCCTCGTGCCCCCTAAAATGGAGCCCCTTATACTCCACCCCCCAGAGATGCCTCCAGGCCCCAATTGCTTTCCCACCCTGGGGGGCTGGCCCATGTGGGAAGGGGGAGACTCCCCCTCGCCTGCCAGCCACCATCCTGATTAAACTGGCCAGTTCCTGCCATGAGCCTCCCCCTACATCTCGCCTGGGCTgcgggatgggagtggggtggggggttgctgggaggcaggactcctgggttctattccggggcgggggggtctagtggttggagcagggaaggctgggagccaggactttgtgggctggggtgtgtgttttCTCTTCCAGCTCTGGCCCCCCTCGGTccccgtgtgaccttgggaagTCCTTTCCCTTCTCCGCGGCTCGTGGGGGTGAAAACCTGATTTCCAGAGTGGGTTGCCGGGGGTAATTCACTGGGGTGTGAAGATTCTGGGATGAAAGGATCCGGGGAAGCACGGTGCATTATTATGGAGTAGAgcacggggctgggagccaggactcctgggttctatccccagctttgggaggggagtggggtctagtggttagagcagggatggCAACtgagaggcaggactcctgggctccattcccagctctgccaccagtttgcatgaccttgggcacatcactttcTTTCCTCctgtgtaaaatggaaataacccCCCCCCATCTCATTTTGGTGAGGGGCTTAGACTGCACCCATTAATCCCTTTTGTCTCTCTCCCACACCCCCTGTCACTGGCCTTGCAGGATCCAGCAAGAACCTGGCGATCCCCTGCCCCCCTCGCTCGAAGCAGCACCGTCTCTGAGCCGGACCCCGGACGCCTCCACGCCGTCATGTCGACCATCAATCCAGAATAGTGAGTCCGGGCTGCCAGAACCAGGGGTTGCATCGCATGGCTGGCAGGAGGTCGGGGGGATGCTGAGCAAAAGGTGGCTGTTGTGTGCAGTGAGTTGGGTGGGTCTCAGCCCGGTTCCTGGTTCCGTCCCCTTTGCATAAACAACcgcagcagctggcattgcttgCCTGCCCGCCCTGTAATTCTGGGCAGTGGGGCACGGGGAGCAGGGGCTAGAGATGGGAGAGCCCTGGGATGGACTAAGACACAAATCAGCCGTATCCTGCAGCATCGTACCACCCTGTTTCCCTACcgtgcacccagggccggctccaggcaccagcgcagcaagcaggtgcttggggcggccaaggggaaggggtggcacgttgggctcttcggcggcgggtcccccgATCCCTCTCgtagggaaggacctgccgccgaagtgccgccgaagaagaaagcggcacggTGGAGCTGCCACCGATTGCGATCgcgtcttttttattttttgccgcttggggcggcaaaaaccctgcagccagccctgcgtGCACCTCTGCAAGATGCTTGGATTCCCCTCACTCTGAGGGCTGCCTGCCCATGCCGTCCACCTCCATCTCCCTGGGTGCTTTAACTACTtttaaaagggggtgggggtgcatcaTGTTGGGACGGGGGAGGAATTGTCCTCAGAGGAGATATAGGGTGAATGGGGCACATTAAGCAAATCGTGGGGGGGGAAATATTGGAGAAGTGTGGAAATGTGCCcagatgttgggggggggggttaatgtgcccagatgttgggggggggggttaatgtgCCCAGATGTGCTAAGCACAGATCTCTCAGAGAAGGGAACAAGATCCgttgggggggaggtgtctgtgtgcatatgggtggggggagccctgtgTTCTCCTGGCAGGCATTAGAAGGGATGGGGGTGGTTGCTGGGGTCCTCGGCCCTGTGAGCGGGGTGATATCGCTCCCTGTTGGCCACCCGCAGCCACTGCAACCACTTTCCCCTATCAGAGAGCCACTATCAGGGGCTGGCAGTTCCTGCGCTGAGTCCGTTGTTGGATCCCTGCTGGCGGCTGTTTGGCTGCAGCGGAAGGGGGGTGTTACTCAGCTGCTAGAATTGCCCCCCTCCAAGGCATTTCAGGGAGTCACCCTCCCCTCTCCTCAACAGTGACTACTTGTTCAAACTCCTCCTGATCGGGGACTCCGGGGTCGGCaaatcctgcctcctgctgcGCTTCGCGGTGAGTATCGGAGAtgattatttattaggtgtattacggtagtgcccgGGCACCCTGCTCATAGACCagtcccccattgtgccaggagctgtacatttgtattgctattaggtgtattacggtagaaTCTAGGCACCCTGCTCATAGACCagccccccattgtgccaggcgctgtacatttGTATTGCTATTAGGTGTGCCTAGAAGCCAGGTCACCCACCCCATGGGGCCCATGGACACTCCTGACCCTAACAGCTCTTCCCCTCTCCAGGCCCAAGGAGGGAGAGAAACCAAGGACCCTGATGAAGGAATTTCTCCCATCCAGTGGGGGAAGCAAGAATGATGGGTGGGAACagagtctagtgggttagagctgggggaggggtgggagaaggaGGCTGGAAATCGGGTCTCCTGGCTTCTCTTCATAGCTCAGTCAGCCCCTCGCTGTGCGACCTTGAACGAGTTGCTGCCttgttccctgcctcagtttccccgtatGTGACATGATAAAAATACCATATGGCCTGAACCTGAGGGGTTGATGGCGTGTGCATCTTACTAGGGTAAAGCCACTGTCCTCTCCAGGATGGAATTGAAACTGCTCATTTGTGTGTCCTAGCCCCTGTGCTGCTAAGAGCTGATggggattctcctttagctccagTGGCTAGGCTTTTAGAGCAGGGGGAAGCAGGTGCTGAGCTTTTAGTTGCTGTGAAGTTCctaggggctgtggggtgggcagCACAGTGGCACCACGATGGCTGAGGGGCAGTGTTGGGGGAGCACTCAGTCTGGGGAAGGCTGGGGGGCACTGccgggctccccccggccccatcacTCGctgtccctcctctcttccccaggATGACAATTACACAGACAGCTACATCAGTACCATCGGGGTGGACTTCAAGATCCGGACCATCGAGCTGGAGGGGAAAACTATCAAACTTCAGATAGTGAGTTCATGACAGTCGGGGGtgtcaggacccctgggttccatttccagctctaggaagggagtggggtctactggttagagcagggggggctgggagtcaggagaggaGTAGGtcctggtgggttagagcgggggagggctgggagttggactcctgggttctatgggCTCCCAATCACAGGGCACTGCATGGACACTGACTGAGGGGGGGTCCACACCGGGTGCTGCACTGACCCCAGGCGAGGCCGGGAGGTTCCCTCCGTCACGCCGGGTGCTGCACGACCCCCAGACAAGGTTGGGGGGGGATTCCCCCATCATGCCAGATGCTGCACGGCCCCCAGGCAAGGTCGGGGGGTTCCCCCTGTCATGCCAAGTGCTGCACGGACCCTAGGCGAGGTTGGGGGGTTCCCCCCATTGCGCCGGGTGCTGCACGGACCCTAGGCAAGGTTGGGGGGTTCCCCCCAttgcgccaggtgctgcacagaccctagGCGAGGTTGGGGGGGTTCCCCCATCATGCCGGGTGCTGCATGGACCCTAGGCGAGGTCAGGGGGGTTCCCCCATCATGCTGGGTGCTGCAAGGACCCTAGGCGAGGTCAGGGGGGTTCCCCCTGTTGCTCCGGGTGCTGCACGGACCCTAGGGGAGGTTGGGGGGTTCCCCCCATTGCGCCAGGTGCTGCACGGACCCTAGGTGAGCTCGGGGGGGTTCCCCCATCATGCCGGGTGCTGCACGGACCCTAGGTGAGCTCGGGGGGGTTCCCCCATCATGCTGGGTGCTGCACGGACCCTAGGTGAGCTCGGGGGGGTTCCCCCATCATGCTGGGTGCTGCATGGACCCTAGGCGAGGTCGGGGGGGTTCCCCCATCATGCTGGGTGCTGCACGGCCCCTAGGTGAGGTCAGGGGGGTTCCCCCATCATGCCGGGTGCTGCACGGACCCTAGGCAAGGTCAGGGGGGTTCCCCCATCATGCCGGGTGCTGCAAGGACCCTAGGCGAGGTCAGGGGGGTTCCCCCTGTTGCTCCGGGTGCTGCATGGACCCTAGGCGAGGTCAGGGGGGTTCCCCCATCATGCCGGGTGCTGCACGGCCCCTAGGCGAGGTCAGGGGGGTTCCCCCATCATGCTGGGTGCTGCACGGCCCCTAGGCGAGCTCGGGGGGTTCCCCCATCATGCTGGGTGCTGCACGGCCCCTAGGCGAGGTCAGGGGGGTTCCCCCATCATGCTGGGTGCTGCACGGCCCCTAGGCGAGCTCGGGGGGTTCCCCCATCATGCTGGGTGCTGCACGGACCCTAGGCAAGGTCAGGGGGGTTCCCCCATCATGCTGGGTGCTGCACGGACCCTAGGCGAGGTCAGGGGGGTTCCCCCTGTTGCTCCGGGTGCTCCACAGACatggagtccctgccccaaagtcctgactgctGAAGTGGCCTGGCAGCGCGGGGtcctgacagggccggctccagcgtttttgccaccccaagcgctggggggggggggggaagccgcggtcggcggcactttggcggcagctctaccgccgccgcttcattctttggcggcaatttggcggcaggtccttccctccgtccgagagggactgagggacccgctgccaaagagccggatgtgctgccccttccccttggccaccccaggcacctgcttgtggcgctggtgcctggagccggccctggggcctGAGACGCAGCGAGTCGCATGGGGAGTTAGGGGCAGAGCTGGAAACTGAGTCTGGGGCTTTCaccccaagcccagccagccGGGGGGCTCGGCAGcgccctctgcagagctcagagcCAGCGCGCCATCACGGTCCTGCGTATCCGGGCTGCTCCCTGTGGGTGGCGCCACCCACGCGTTTCCGTCACCCGGACGAGCTCTTTCGTGTGTTTCTCCCCCACCCCGAAGCGAGCTTCCccgcagctggggcagggacatggctggaggcagaaagctgctgttttccctccGTTTGCTCCTTATCAGAGGTGTGGGGGCcatgtagtggttagagcagggggctgggcaccagggctcctgggttctcacccAGGCACTggaaggggagtgaggtctaATGGGTAGAGCGGGGGGCTGGAAGCAAGGAGTCTATTTCTGACTCTGGGGAGGAATGCTGGCCGGAGGCTAGAACTGGGGGGTTGGGagtccggacgcctgggttctgtagTCCAATAGAGCGGAGGAttcagagccaggactcctgggttctatccctggctcttggagggagtATTGTGGGAgaggctgggcgccaggactcctgggttccctttcTAGTGGTGGGAAGGAGCATAGTCCATGTGTCTTTCTTTCCCTGCCCTGCAGTGGGACACGGCCGGCCAGGAGCGCTTCCGGACGATCACGTCCAGTTACTACAGAGGTGCGCACGGTATCATCATTGTGTATGATGTAACGGACCAGGTGAGTCTGACCATGGAGCCCTTCCTAAGGGAGGGCGTTATGCCAGGTACGGACTTGCCCTTGGTTATAAGTGACTGTGGCTTATCAGTGTTCTTCACCCTGGGGTGGGACGTGGCAGCTGTTTGTGCCAGGATCATGTCACGccgcactgagatgcagccacctctggggtgggacatggcagctgtttatacTGGAATCATGTCacctggcactgagatgcagccacctctggggtggggcatagtGGCTCTGGATCATGTCACCTAGTGGAGAGATAAAGCTACCTCTGCATTGGGATGTGACAGCTGTTTCAACAGCTGTATAGAAACTACGCAGCATTTTAAGGCCGGAAGGGAAGGCGAATCCAGTATCCCAGTGAAAGTGCAGAGGAAAATTTAATGGTATCTGCATggggattttattttaaatgaacagCCCTTTTTTGGCTTGTGTGTAGTAGATACAAACCTGGCTGCCTTCTGCCCTGGGCTGATCTCAGATGCAGGATTTCTTCAGTGAAGCGGTGCGCTGCCTGTTGTTTAAAACAGCTGCCACACTGATTCCTCCCTAGAGGCAGCTGCATGCGTTTGGTGGGAGACCTGAGCGTTGCGTGCGAATGATCTTCGCATTCTCTCAGAGCGGCTCCGTGCCAGCCAAGGACTCTGTGTCAATAACACCACCAACTTTGTTAAAATCGAGGAGGAGAAATCCAGTCTTGCTGGAAATGTAAATGAATCTGCTGGGCTGAAAATCCCAACACCTGCGTGGCCGGGGGTGTCTTGGGTCTCTTTAgtaggggattggtcctgctttgagcagggggttggactagatacctcctgaggtcccttccaaccctgagattctgttcTAAGAGGGTAGCCGCTCCGAGACTGGCTAAGTCCAttgcttgggggtggggcagtggagcCTTTCCCTCCAGGCTGTGGGTTCAAGTCCCGCTCAGGGGAGTAACGCCTGAGAGTCGCTCCCAATTAATGGTTGCTTTGGGGGACGTGAGTGTGAGCAGATCTTCCCAGAAGGAATCAGGGAAGCGCTGGGCCTCTGGAGACGTCGCTCTCAGAGCCTCTCCcgtctccgctcccctcccctccaggacTCGTTCAGCAACATGCACCTGTGGCTGGAGGAGATCGGCCGCTACGCCAGCGAAAACGTCAACAAGCTGATTGTGGGCAACAAGAACGACCTGACGTGCAAGAAGGTGGTGGATTACACCACGGCCAAGGTCAGTACCGGGGGGGACGGGGCAGAATAGTGCCCGTGTCGCACACTTAAACCCCAGCCCACATGCACCGGGGCAGGGCTCCCGGGAATAACCAAGCTGGCAGGGCGAGGCGGGGATCTGCCCGGCACTAACCGTGGCCTTTCGTGTTTTCCCTCCCCTGGGGCAGGAATACGCGGACGCGCTGGAGGTGCCGTTCCTGGAGACCAGCGCCAAGACCGCCACCAACGTGGAGCAGGCCTTCGTCACCATGGCGGCCGAGATCAAGAACCGGGTGGGCAGCGGCCTCCCCCACAGCGACAGCCACCAGCCCAACCCCCACATccagagcgcccccctgcggcagggccgggccggcgcAGGGGAGGGCAGCGACGGAGGTCCGGGCTGCTGCTAGGGAGGGGGTTTTCCCCACCCACTTACCCCTTGGTGGGGAGCTTCTCGGTGTCTGGGACTATGGCTGGGGGTCAGGACGGCTGGGCAGGGGGACCCTTTGCAGCACCCTATTTATTTGCAATAGATTTTTACAGGCTGCGATccagctccccccatccctctccaACCGCATGGGCGCACCGTCCCCCTTGGCTAGCCAAGAGACACTCAGGGCCGGCTACTGATCTGGGCTCCTGGCGGGCTGAGGTACTccaagctccatcctctcctccccttGTCATTCCCGATCCCCGCTGCATGGCCATacagccagccctgctctgcacccTTCAGGCTTCTGGAAGGGCGCCAGCTGAATGCCGGAGGACGCGCGGTGCCTCCCTGCGTGGGGGTGGAAGGCGCCGTAGCCACAGACCGAGCAGCGAGGAACTGTGCGTGACACCCAGGACAAAAGCAGAACGCGCCATAGCCTGCGTCCCCTCTTAACACAGCCTCGCGGGCGTCTGGCGCCAAGTTAGCGTCTTCTTCGTGTCCAAATGCTTGAATTTCTTCCCCCTTGGCTCAA from Mauremys mutica isolate MM-2020 ecotype Southern chromosome 15, ASM2049712v1, whole genome shotgun sequence includes the following:
- the LOC123350649 gene encoding ras-related protein ORAB-1-like, with amino-acid sequence MSTINPEYDYLFKLLLIGDSGVGKSCLLLRFADDNYTDSYISTIGVDFKIRTIELEGKTIKLQIWDTAGQERFRTITSSYYRGAHGIIIVYDVTDQDSFSNMHLWLEEIGRYASENVNKLIVGNKNDLTCKKVVDYTTAKEYADALEVPFLETSAKTATNVEQAFVTMAAEIKNRVGSGLPHSDSHQPNPHIQSAPLRQGRAGAGEGSDGGPGCC